A DNA window from Drosophila biarmipes strain raj3 chromosome 2R, RU_DBia_V1.1, whole genome shotgun sequence contains the following coding sequences:
- the LOC108022463 gene encoding patronin isoform X11, with the protein MDVETQEIRQARQRASVKWLLSKAFNNRVPDNLKEPFYRDHENQERLKPQIIVELGNATLYCQTLSNLYSDPNYQSMNHWSIIQTLARKGVPVAESSDMPITETVLIQTNPLRINAHMSVIESLMVLYAKEISSGDRVMAAIRRISGNNYQAPPGQSYEQALLGWISHACAALKKRIIKEVDAGLPDENGSRLQTPDIPPVRDFQDLCDGICLALLISYYCPKVVPWTSVRINYLPAVEDSIHNILLVCNFSQKHLPYSVFHMTPEDVTYMRGSMKLNLVLLLTDLFNLFEIHPAKCVCYPGMDGQDVIARRTLGANEHGICHRRGLTVQPVTPIPDLRSDLDQPPVGSPQNRPPFQVPHSNSFGGGLNRRSTPPSEYQTVQSNNFDGSNHAEAFVVHKSRGITTLASMHSQQQQQLHQQHQQQPYHQQAPQQHPSQSQLQIQQQEPLVPARLRQAKEKTNVESKADERGDFVAAGRPSNWEQSRRPSFAGRRSRRNSSSEDSQLTIENFGGSQDQLNTLGRYERDRERKLSNTSVGSAYPVEPAVAVRSSIADARGTLQLGYDTDSGSEKQDRETEKYSMRRQVSVDNVPTVSSHNLSNTGSPLPVARHKQHSSDKDYSSNSGMTPDAYNDTRSTSGYDPESTPVRKSSTSSMPASPAAWQLDVGDDDMRSLENVSKLSTIRMKLEEKRRRIEQDKRKIEMALLRHQEKEDLESCPDVMKWETMSNESKRTPDMDPVDLDKYQQSIAIMNMNLQDIQQDIHRLATQQSQMQAQHLQAQQLMQAQQIANMLNQQQTYGSQQHLADHHYQQQRPMQQSFGSSPHLPQAYNAPVSAYSSRPPSRDPYQQQLQHQQPQPMAMPQPMQYVNEHGQYMSPPQPAHYMQQQPPQQPQSIYSDNGAAYNNHSNHSPYGGAPQYRSSVVYDDYGQPTNHFYLHESSPQPQAHPQRRTWAHSAAAAAYEQQQQQIQPPLVDVNAWQTQQHQKQKQTWMNRPPSSAGAPSPGSFVLHQNGGGGGGGGGGELQHLFQVQASPQHGQRQMSGSNGVQRQQSLTNLRDNRSPKAPQQMGMPMGMPMQHEDMMAPQSICFIGDEEDVDELERNIIESMQSTRISDFVHQQQQQHQQQLQQQQRLQGHSGRGSSSEDYDSGEMISNKLNITSGNLTYRIPSPSRPSIQANSFQDPRAMAAASGGEEPPEKGFYISFDDEQPKRPKPPLRAKRSPKKEALPGSRDSVDNQATLKRESLSQLHNNNNIGIGGEDVNSKPVTRHSIHGLSNSNSVKSPGNATYNKYTDEPPIQLRQLAVSGAVSPTGNDLRHLEDLTNQSPQQTMQQPMSPTRLQQSSNNAEAAKNKALVIGADPTNLDPDSVDEMERRKEKIMLLSLQRRQQQEEAKARKEIESSQKREKEREKEEERSRKKEEQMARRAAILEQHRLKKAIEEAEREGKTLDRPDLHVKLQPHSSTSTTPRLRQQRTTRPRPKTIHVDDASVDISEASSISSRGKKGSSSNLTGYGQLSSSSMKRDYYRGSQDSLTVKESPDDYPSTSSTPIGRRGSYKTSREPAGVERGRTLSRISVAKGSTLNFRGRKSNSLMNLCDTDSGLGRATPPRRAPSPGMGMGASGPKLYKQPAAKSNRGIILNAVEYCVFPGVVNREAKQKVLEKIARSEAKHFLVLFRDAGCQFRALYSYQPETDQVTKLYGTGPSQVDEVMFDKFFKYNSGGKCFSQVHTKHLTVTIDAFTIHNSLWQGKRVQLPSKKDMALVI; encoded by the exons ATGGATGTCGAAACACAGGAAATACGACAG GCTCGTCAACGTGCTTCCGTCAAGTGGCTGCTCTCGAAGGCCTTCAACAATCGCGTGCCGGACAACCTGAAGGAGCCCTTCTACCGCGACCATGAGAACCAGGAGCGCCTCAAGCCCCAGATCATCGTGGAGCTGGGCAACGCCACGCTCTACTGCCAGACGCTGTCCAACCTATACTCAGATCCCAACTACCAAAGCATGAACCACTGGTCAATAATACAGACGCTAGCGCGCAAGGGAGTTCCCGTGGCCGAATCCTCGGACATGCCCATTACCGAAACGGTATTAATTCAAACGAATCCGCTGCGAATT AACGCCCACATGTCTGTGATAGAATCGCTGATGGTTTTGTATGCGAAGGAAATATCGTCGGGTGACCGCGTCATGGCGGCCATACGAAG AATATCTGGCAACAACTATCAGGCGCCTCCTGGCCAGTCCTACGAGCAAGCTCTGCTGGGCTGGATTTCGCATGCTTGCGCCGCTCTGAAGAAGCGCATTATCAAGGAGGTGGACGCCGGACTGCCCGATGAGAAT GGCTCTCGTCTGCAGACGCCGGACATACCGCCTGTAAGGGACTTCCAGGATCTGTGCGACGGCATCTGCTTGGCACTGCTCATCTCGTACTACTGCCCAAAGGTGGTGCCGTGGACGAGTGTGCGGATCAACTATCTGCCGGCCGTCGAGGATTCGATTCACAACATCCTGCTGGTGTGCAACTTCTCGCAGAAGCATCTGCCATACAGCGTGTTCCACATGACGCCCGAGGATGTGACCTATATGCGCGG ATCCATGAAGCTGAATCTGGTACTGCTGCTCACGGACCTATTCAACCTGTTCGAGATTCACCCAGCCAAGTGTGTTTGCTACCCCGGCATGGATGGTCAGG ATGTCATCGCCCGGCGCACTTTGGGCGCCAACGAGCACGGGATCTGCCATCGAAGGGGGCTCACTGTGCAGCCCGTCACGCCCATTCCCGATTTGCGCAGCGATCTCGACCAGCCGCCGGTGGGCTCGCCTCAGAACCGACCACCGTTCCAAG TTCCGCACTCGAATTCATTTGGCGGCGGCTTAAATCGCAGATCAACCCCGCCCAGCGAATACCAGACGGTTCAGTCAAACAATTTCGATGGTAGTAATCATGCCGAAG CCTTCGTGGTGCACAAGTCGCGTGGCATCACCACACTCGCCTCCATGcactcgcagcagcagcagcagctccatcagcaacatcagcagcagccatACCACCAGCAGGCACCGCAGCAGCACCCGTCCCAGTCGCAGCTCCAAATCCAGCAGCAGGAGCCCTTGGTTCCGGCCCGCTTGCGCCAGGCTAAAGAAAAGACCAATGTCGAGTCGAAGGCGGACGAGAGAG GCGATTTTGTCGCTGCTGGTCGACCAAGTAACTGGGAGCAGAGCCGCCGGCCAAGCTTTGCAG GTCGTCGCTCGCGCAGGAACTCTTCCAGCGAGGACTCCCAGCTGACCATTGAGAACTTCGGCGGCTCCCAGGATCAGCTGAACACCCTAGGTCGGTACGAACGCGACAGGGAGCGTAAGCTGTCCAACACCAGCGTGGGCAGTGCCTATCCAGTTGAACCCGCTGTGGCCGTGCGATCTTCGATTGCCGATGCTCGGGGCACTTTGCAGTTGGGCTACGATACGGATTCGGGCTCTGAGAAGCAGGATCGGGAGACGGAAAAGTATTCGATGCGCCGGCAGGTCAG TGTCGACAATGTGCCCACGGTTTCGTCGCACAATCTCTCGAATACGGGCAGCCCGTTGCCGGTGGCAAGGCACAAGCAACATTCCAGCGACAAAGactacagcagcaacagcggcatGACGCCGGATGCCTACAACGACACGCGTTCCACCAGTGGCTACGACCCGGAGAGCACTCCCGTGCGCAAGTCCTCGACGAGCAGCATGCCAGCGAGTCCCGCTGCCTGGCAGCTGGATGTGGGAGACGACGACATGCGATCGCTGGAGAATGTCAGCAAGCTGTCCACTATCCGCATGAAGCTGGAGGAGAAGCGGCGGCGCATAGAGCAGGATAAGCGCAAGATTGAGATGGCCTTGCTGCGGCATCAGGAGAAG GAGGATTTGGAGTCGTGTCCGGACGTGATGAAGTGGGAAACCATGAGCAACGAATCGAAGCGCACGCCCGACATGGATCCGGTTGACTTGGACAAGTACCAG CAAAGTATCGCCATCATGAACATGAATCTGCAGGACATCCAGCAGGATATTCACCGTTTGGCCACCCAGCAGAGTCAGATGCAGGCCCAGCACCTGCAGGCGCAGCAGCTGATGCAGGCTCAGCAGATAGCTAACATGCTGAACCAG CAGCAGACCTACGGGTCGCAGCAGCACCTGGCCGATCACCATTACCAGCAGCAGAGACCCATGCAGCAAAGCTTTGGCTCATCGCCGCATCTTCCGCAGGCCTACAACGCCCCAGTCAGCGCGTACAGCTCCCGTCCGCCCAGCCGCGATCCctaccagcagcagctccagcaccAGCAGCCACAGCCGATGGCGATGCCCCAGCCGATGCAGTACGTCAACGAGCACGGGCAGTATATGTCGCCGCCGCAGCCCGCCCACTacatgcagcagcagccgccgcagcagccgcagaGCATTTACAGTGACAACGGGGCGGCGTACAACAACCACAGCAACCACTCGCCCTACGGCGGAGCCCCGCAATATCGCAGCAGTGTAGTGTACGACGACTACGGGCAGCCCACCAACCACTTTTACCTGCACGAGTCGTCGCCGCAGCCCCAGGCCCATCCGCAGCGCAGGACCTGGGCCCACTCCGCGGCAGCCGCCGCctacgagcagcagcagcagcagatccaGCCGCCTCTGGTGGATGTAAATGCTTGGCAGACACAGCAGCACCAGAAGCAGAAACAGACGTGGATGAACAGGCCTCCCTCGAGTGCCGGGGCTCCCAGTCCCGGCAGCTTTGTGCTGCACCAGAACGGAGGAggtggcggcggaggcggtggtGGTGAGCTGCAGCACCTGTTTCAGGTGCAGGCTTCTCCTCAGCACGGCCAACGTCAGATGAGCGGCTCCAATGGCGTGCAGCGCCAGCAATCGCTGACGAATTTGCGCGACAATCGCTCGCCCAAGGCGCCGCAGCAAATGGGAATGCCCATGGGGATGCCTATGCAACACGAGGACATGATGGCGCCGCAGAGCATTTGCTTCATCGGTGACGAGGAGGACGTGGATGAGCTGGAGCGCAACATCATCGAATCCATGCAGTCGACGCGCATCTCCGACTTTgtgcaccagcagcagcagcaacaccaacagcagctccagcagcaacagcggtTGCAGGGTCACAGCGGACGAGGCAGCAGCTCAGAGGATTACGACAGCGGGGAGATGATCTCCAACAAGCTGAACATCACCAGCGGCAACCTCACTTACCGCATACCCTCGCCCTCCCGTCCCTCCATCCAAGCCAACAGCTTCCAGGATCCCCGAGCAATGGCAGCGGCATCCGGCGGCGAGGAGCCGCCCGAGAAGGGCTTCTACATCTCTTTCGACGACGAGCAGCCCAAGCGACCCAAGCCACCACTGCGGGCCAAGCGATCGCCCAAGAAGGAGGCTCTTCCTGGAAGCCGGGACAGCGTCGATAACCAGGCGACCCTCAAGCGTGAATCGCTTAGTCAGctgcacaacaacaacaacattggGATTGGTGGTGAGGATGTGAACAGCAAACCGGTGACCAGGCACAGCATCCATGGCCTGAGCAACTCCAACAGTGTCAAATCCCCTGGCAATGCCACATACAACAAGTACACCGATGAGCCGCCCATCCAACTCCGCCAGCTGGCTGTTTCGGGAGCAGTTTCGCCAACAGGCAACGACCTTCGCCACTTGGAGGACTTGACCAACCAGTCACCGCAGCAGACGATGCAGCAGCCGATGTCGCCCACGCGACTTCAGCAGAGCAGCAACAACGCAGAGGCGGCCAAAAACAAGGCGCTGGTCATCGGAGCAGACCCCACTAACTTGGATCCG GACTCTGTGGACGAGATGGAGCGGCGCAAGGAGAAGATCATGCTACTGTCCCTGCAACGTcgccagcagcaggaggaggccAAGGCTCGCAAGGAGATAGAGTCCTCTCAGAAGCGGGAAAAGGAGCGcgagaaggaggaggagcgTTCGCGAAAGAAGGAGGAGCAAATGGCTAGGCGAGCGGCCATTCTGGAACAGCACAGACTCAAGAAAGCCATCGAAGAGGCCGAGCGCGAG GGTAAAACCCTGGACCGGCCCGACTTGCATGTGAAACTGCAACCCCACTCATCCACCTCGACGACTCCGCGGCTGAGGCAGCAGCGCACCACGCGTCCCAGGCCCAAGACGATCCACGTGGACGACGCTAGCGTGGACATCAGCGAGGCTTCCAGCATCTCTAGTCGGGGCAAGAAAGGCTCAAGCTCGAATCTAACTG GCTACGGTCAACTAAGCTCAAGTTCAATGAAAAGAGATTACTACAGGGGCTCGCAAGACTCCCTCACTGTAAAAg AGTCACCGGATGATTATCCCAGTACAAGTTCAACTCCGATTGGACGACGGGGATCGTACAAAACTTCCAGAG AGCCAGCCGGCGTAGAAAGGGGCCGCACTCTGTCGCGTATCTCCGTCGCTAAGGGCAGCACGCTTAATTTCCGGGGCCGAAAGTCCAATTCGCTAATGAATCTGTGCG ACACAGATTCGGGACTGGGACGCGCCACTCCGCCGAGGCGTGCTCCGTCGCCTGGAATGGGAATGGGCGCTTCAG GTCCTAAACTCTATAAACAACCAGCGGCCAAATCGAATCGTGGGATTATCCTGAACGCCGTTGAGTACTGCGTTTTCCCCGGCGTTGTCAATCGCGAGGCCAAACAGAAAGTGCTGGAGAAGATTGCGCGCTCGGAGGCGAAGCACTTTCTGGTTCTCTTCCGGGATGCGGGCTGCCAGTTCCGCGCCCTCTACAGCTACCAGCCCGAAACGGACCAGGTGACCAAGCTGTATGGCACAGGGCCTAGTCAAGTCGACGAAGTGATGTTCGACAAGTTCTTCAA ATACAACTCAGGAGGCAAGTGCTTCTCGCAAGTGCACACAAAGCATCTGACAGTGACCATCGACGCCTTCACAATACACAATTCCCTGTGGCAGGGCAAGCGGGTGCAGTTGCCCAGCAAAAAGGACATGGCGCTTGTTATCTAA
- the LOC108022463 gene encoding patronin isoform X19 yields the protein MDVETQEIRQARQRASVKWLLSKAFNNRVPDNLKEPFYRDHENQERLKPQIIVELGNATLYCQTLSNLYSDPNYQSMNHWSIIQTLARKGVPVAESSDMPITETVLIQTNPLRINAHMSVIESLMVLYAKEISSGDRVMAAIRRISGNNYQAPPGQSYEQALLGWISHACAALKKRIIKEVDAGLPDENGSRLQTPDIPPVRDFQDLCDGICLALLISYYCPKVVPWTSVRINYLPAVEDSIHNILLVCNFSQKHLPYSVFHMTPEDVTYMRGSMKLNLVLLLTDLFNLFEIHPAKCVCYPGMDGQDVIARRTLGANEHGICHRRGLTVQPVTPIPDLRSDLDQPPVGSPQNRPPFQVPHSNSFGGGLNRRSTPPSEYQTVQSNNFDGSNHAEAFVVHKSRGITTLASMHSQQQQQLHQQHQQQPYHQQAPQQHPSQSQLQIQQQEPLVPARLRQAKEKTNVESKADERGDFVAAGRPSNWEQSRRPSFAGRRSRRNSSSEDSQLTIENFGGSQDQLNTLGRYERDRERKLSNTSVGSAYPVEPAVAVRSSIADARGTLQLGYDTDSGSEKQDRETEKYSMRRQVSVDNVPTVSSHNLSNTGSPLPVARHKQHSSDKDYSSNSGMTPDAYNDTRSTSGYDPESTPVRKSSTSSMPASPAAWQLDVGDDDMRSLENVSKLSTIRMKLEEKRRRIEQDKRKIEMALLRHQEKEDLESCPDVMKWETMSNESKRTPDMDPVDLDKYQQSIAIMNMNLQDIQQDIHRLATQQSQMQAQHLQAQQLMQAQQIANMLNQQQTYGSQQHLADHHYQQQRPMQQSFGSSPHLPQAYNAPVSAYSSRPPSRDPYQQQLQHQQPQPMAMPQPMQYVNEHGQYMSPPQPAHYMQQQPPQQPQSIYSDNGAAYNNHSNHSPYGGAPQYRSSVVYDDYGQPTNHFYLHESSPQPQAHPQRRTWAHSAAAAAYEQQQQQIQPPLVDVNAWQTQQHQKQKQTWMNRPPSSAGAPSPGSFVLHQNGGGGGGGGGGELQHLFQVQASPQHGQRQMSGSNGVQRQQSLTNLRDNRSPKAPQQMGMPMGMPMQHEDMMAPQSICFIGDEEDVDELERNIIESMQSTRISDFVHQQQQQHQQQLQQQQRLQGHSGRGSSSEDYDSGEMISNKLNITSGNLTYRIPSPSRPSIQANSFQDPRAMAAASGGEEPPEKGFYISFDDEQPKRPKPPLRAKRSPKKEALPGSRDSVDNQATLKRESLSQLHNNNNIGIGGEDVNSKPVTRHSIHGLSNSNSVKSPGNATYNKYTDEPPIQLRQLAVSGAVSPTGNDLRHLEDLTNQSPQQTMQQPMSPTRLQQSSNNAEAAKNKALVIGADPTNLDPDSVDEMERRKEKIMLLSLQRRQQQEEAKARKEIESSQKREKEREKEEERSRKKEEQMARRAAILEQHRLKKAIEEAEREGKTLDRPDLHVKLQPHSSTSTTPRLRQQRTTRPRPKTIHVDDASVDISEASSISSRGKKGSSSNLTGYGQLSSSSMKRDYYRGSQDSLTVKESPDDYPSTSSTPIGRRGSYKTSRDTDSGLGRATPPRRAPSPGMGMGASGPKLYKQPAAKSNRGIILNAVEYCVFPGVVNREAKQKVLEKIARSEAKHFLVLFRDAGCQFRALYSYQPETDQVTKLYGTGPSQVDEVMFDKFFKYNSGGKCFSQVHTKHLTVTIDAFTIHNSLWQGKRVQLPSKKDMALVI from the exons ATGGATGTCGAAACACAGGAAATACGACAG GCTCGTCAACGTGCTTCCGTCAAGTGGCTGCTCTCGAAGGCCTTCAACAATCGCGTGCCGGACAACCTGAAGGAGCCCTTCTACCGCGACCATGAGAACCAGGAGCGCCTCAAGCCCCAGATCATCGTGGAGCTGGGCAACGCCACGCTCTACTGCCAGACGCTGTCCAACCTATACTCAGATCCCAACTACCAAAGCATGAACCACTGGTCAATAATACAGACGCTAGCGCGCAAGGGAGTTCCCGTGGCCGAATCCTCGGACATGCCCATTACCGAAACGGTATTAATTCAAACGAATCCGCTGCGAATT AACGCCCACATGTCTGTGATAGAATCGCTGATGGTTTTGTATGCGAAGGAAATATCGTCGGGTGACCGCGTCATGGCGGCCATACGAAG AATATCTGGCAACAACTATCAGGCGCCTCCTGGCCAGTCCTACGAGCAAGCTCTGCTGGGCTGGATTTCGCATGCTTGCGCCGCTCTGAAGAAGCGCATTATCAAGGAGGTGGACGCCGGACTGCCCGATGAGAAT GGCTCTCGTCTGCAGACGCCGGACATACCGCCTGTAAGGGACTTCCAGGATCTGTGCGACGGCATCTGCTTGGCACTGCTCATCTCGTACTACTGCCCAAAGGTGGTGCCGTGGACGAGTGTGCGGATCAACTATCTGCCGGCCGTCGAGGATTCGATTCACAACATCCTGCTGGTGTGCAACTTCTCGCAGAAGCATCTGCCATACAGCGTGTTCCACATGACGCCCGAGGATGTGACCTATATGCGCGG ATCCATGAAGCTGAATCTGGTACTGCTGCTCACGGACCTATTCAACCTGTTCGAGATTCACCCAGCCAAGTGTGTTTGCTACCCCGGCATGGATGGTCAGG ATGTCATCGCCCGGCGCACTTTGGGCGCCAACGAGCACGGGATCTGCCATCGAAGGGGGCTCACTGTGCAGCCCGTCACGCCCATTCCCGATTTGCGCAGCGATCTCGACCAGCCGCCGGTGGGCTCGCCTCAGAACCGACCACCGTTCCAAG TTCCGCACTCGAATTCATTTGGCGGCGGCTTAAATCGCAGATCAACCCCGCCCAGCGAATACCAGACGGTTCAGTCAAACAATTTCGATGGTAGTAATCATGCCGAAG CCTTCGTGGTGCACAAGTCGCGTGGCATCACCACACTCGCCTCCATGcactcgcagcagcagcagcagctccatcagcaacatcagcagcagccatACCACCAGCAGGCACCGCAGCAGCACCCGTCCCAGTCGCAGCTCCAAATCCAGCAGCAGGAGCCCTTGGTTCCGGCCCGCTTGCGCCAGGCTAAAGAAAAGACCAATGTCGAGTCGAAGGCGGACGAGAGAG GCGATTTTGTCGCTGCTGGTCGACCAAGTAACTGGGAGCAGAGCCGCCGGCCAAGCTTTGCAG GTCGTCGCTCGCGCAGGAACTCTTCCAGCGAGGACTCCCAGCTGACCATTGAGAACTTCGGCGGCTCCCAGGATCAGCTGAACACCCTAGGTCGGTACGAACGCGACAGGGAGCGTAAGCTGTCCAACACCAGCGTGGGCAGTGCCTATCCAGTTGAACCCGCTGTGGCCGTGCGATCTTCGATTGCCGATGCTCGGGGCACTTTGCAGTTGGGCTACGATACGGATTCGGGCTCTGAGAAGCAGGATCGGGAGACGGAAAAGTATTCGATGCGCCGGCAGGTCAG TGTCGACAATGTGCCCACGGTTTCGTCGCACAATCTCTCGAATACGGGCAGCCCGTTGCCGGTGGCAAGGCACAAGCAACATTCCAGCGACAAAGactacagcagcaacagcggcatGACGCCGGATGCCTACAACGACACGCGTTCCACCAGTGGCTACGACCCGGAGAGCACTCCCGTGCGCAAGTCCTCGACGAGCAGCATGCCAGCGAGTCCCGCTGCCTGGCAGCTGGATGTGGGAGACGACGACATGCGATCGCTGGAGAATGTCAGCAAGCTGTCCACTATCCGCATGAAGCTGGAGGAGAAGCGGCGGCGCATAGAGCAGGATAAGCGCAAGATTGAGATGGCCTTGCTGCGGCATCAGGAGAAG GAGGATTTGGAGTCGTGTCCGGACGTGATGAAGTGGGAAACCATGAGCAACGAATCGAAGCGCACGCCCGACATGGATCCGGTTGACTTGGACAAGTACCAG CAAAGTATCGCCATCATGAACATGAATCTGCAGGACATCCAGCAGGATATTCACCGTTTGGCCACCCAGCAGAGTCAGATGCAGGCCCAGCACCTGCAGGCGCAGCAGCTGATGCAGGCTCAGCAGATAGCTAACATGCTGAACCAG CAGCAGACCTACGGGTCGCAGCAGCACCTGGCCGATCACCATTACCAGCAGCAGAGACCCATGCAGCAAAGCTTTGGCTCATCGCCGCATCTTCCGCAGGCCTACAACGCCCCAGTCAGCGCGTACAGCTCCCGTCCGCCCAGCCGCGATCCctaccagcagcagctccagcaccAGCAGCCACAGCCGATGGCGATGCCCCAGCCGATGCAGTACGTCAACGAGCACGGGCAGTATATGTCGCCGCCGCAGCCCGCCCACTacatgcagcagcagccgccgcagcagccgcagaGCATTTACAGTGACAACGGGGCGGCGTACAACAACCACAGCAACCACTCGCCCTACGGCGGAGCCCCGCAATATCGCAGCAGTGTAGTGTACGACGACTACGGGCAGCCCACCAACCACTTTTACCTGCACGAGTCGTCGCCGCAGCCCCAGGCCCATCCGCAGCGCAGGACCTGGGCCCACTCCGCGGCAGCCGCCGCctacgagcagcagcagcagcagatccaGCCGCCTCTGGTGGATGTAAATGCTTGGCAGACACAGCAGCACCAGAAGCAGAAACAGACGTGGATGAACAGGCCTCCCTCGAGTGCCGGGGCTCCCAGTCCCGGCAGCTTTGTGCTGCACCAGAACGGAGGAggtggcggcggaggcggtggtGGTGAGCTGCAGCACCTGTTTCAGGTGCAGGCTTCTCCTCAGCACGGCCAACGTCAGATGAGCGGCTCCAATGGCGTGCAGCGCCAGCAATCGCTGACGAATTTGCGCGACAATCGCTCGCCCAAGGCGCCGCAGCAAATGGGAATGCCCATGGGGATGCCTATGCAACACGAGGACATGATGGCGCCGCAGAGCATTTGCTTCATCGGTGACGAGGAGGACGTGGATGAGCTGGAGCGCAACATCATCGAATCCATGCAGTCGACGCGCATCTCCGACTTTgtgcaccagcagcagcagcaacaccaacagcagctccagcagcaacagcggtTGCAGGGTCACAGCGGACGAGGCAGCAGCTCAGAGGATTACGACAGCGGGGAGATGATCTCCAACAAGCTGAACATCACCAGCGGCAACCTCACTTACCGCATACCCTCGCCCTCCCGTCCCTCCATCCAAGCCAACAGCTTCCAGGATCCCCGAGCAATGGCAGCGGCATCCGGCGGCGAGGAGCCGCCCGAGAAGGGCTTCTACATCTCTTTCGACGACGAGCAGCCCAAGCGACCCAAGCCACCACTGCGGGCCAAGCGATCGCCCAAGAAGGAGGCTCTTCCTGGAAGCCGGGACAGCGTCGATAACCAGGCGACCCTCAAGCGTGAATCGCTTAGTCAGctgcacaacaacaacaacattggGATTGGTGGTGAGGATGTGAACAGCAAACCGGTGACCAGGCACAGCATCCATGGCCTGAGCAACTCCAACAGTGTCAAATCCCCTGGCAATGCCACATACAACAAGTACACCGATGAGCCGCCCATCCAACTCCGCCAGCTGGCTGTTTCGGGAGCAGTTTCGCCAACAGGCAACGACCTTCGCCACTTGGAGGACTTGACCAACCAGTCACCGCAGCAGACGATGCAGCAGCCGATGTCGCCCACGCGACTTCAGCAGAGCAGCAACAACGCAGAGGCGGCCAAAAACAAGGCGCTGGTCATCGGAGCAGACCCCACTAACTTGGATCCG GACTCTGTGGACGAGATGGAGCGGCGCAAGGAGAAGATCATGCTACTGTCCCTGCAACGTcgccagcagcaggaggaggccAAGGCTCGCAAGGAGATAGAGTCCTCTCAGAAGCGGGAAAAGGAGCGcgagaaggaggaggagcgTTCGCGAAAGAAGGAGGAGCAAATGGCTAGGCGAGCGGCCATTCTGGAACAGCACAGACTCAAGAAAGCCATCGAAGAGGCCGAGCGCGAG GGTAAAACCCTGGACCGGCCCGACTTGCATGTGAAACTGCAACCCCACTCATCCACCTCGACGACTCCGCGGCTGAGGCAGCAGCGCACCACGCGTCCCAGGCCCAAGACGATCCACGTGGACGACGCTAGCGTGGACATCAGCGAGGCTTCCAGCATCTCTAGTCGGGGCAAGAAAGGCTCAAGCTCGAATCTAACTG GCTACGGTCAACTAAGCTCAAGTTCAATGAAAAGAGATTACTACAGGGGCTCGCAAGACTCCCTCACTGTAAAAg AGTCACCGGATGATTATCCCAGTACAAGTTCAACTCCGATTGGACGACGGGGATCGTACAAAACTTCCAGAG ACACAGATTCGGGACTGGGACGCGCCACTCCGCCGAGGCGTGCTCCGTCGCCTGGAATGGGAATGGGCGCTTCAG GTCCTAAACTCTATAAACAACCAGCGGCCAAATCGAATCGTGGGATTATCCTGAACGCCGTTGAGTACTGCGTTTTCCCCGGCGTTGTCAATCGCGAGGCCAAACAGAAAGTGCTGGAGAAGATTGCGCGCTCGGAGGCGAAGCACTTTCTGGTTCTCTTCCGGGATGCGGGCTGCCAGTTCCGCGCCCTCTACAGCTACCAGCCCGAAACGGACCAGGTGACCAAGCTGTATGGCACAGGGCCTAGTCAAGTCGACGAAGTGATGTTCGACAAGTTCTTCAA ATACAACTCAGGAGGCAAGTGCTTCTCGCAAGTGCACACAAAGCATCTGACAGTGACCATCGACGCCTTCACAATACACAATTCCCTGTGGCAGGGCAAGCGGGTGCAGTTGCCCAGCAAAAAGGACATGGCGCTTGTTATCTAA